The Alistipes finegoldii DSM 17242 DNA segment GACGCGCTGGCGCACGGTCTGCGACCAGAAAAACCGGGTCTACTATTTCGAGCCGACGCTGGCCATGGAGACCTTCCGGGTCGATCTGGCGAAGATCGACTTCGGCAAGGGCACGCCCGAACGGGTGTTGAAGCTGGTCGGCGGCCGGACCTACACGGGCGACGCCACGGCCGAATTCCGCAGGAGCGACAAACCCTTCGTCTTCCTGTTCGGGGTCTGACGGGCCGGAATATCCGACCGATCCGCATGTGCCGTGCAGTTCCCTGTCCGGCGCATGCGGATTTTTCGTATATTTGTCCGCTCAATAAACACAATATGAAAAGTTTCGAACATTTAATCATCACGCGGTTCAATCTGAACCTCTATGCGCGGGACAAACACGACGCTCCGACGCGCACCGAACGGTGGCTCGAACATCGTTTCGAGATCTTCGAACGCTATTGCCTGCCTTCGGTGGCGGCGCAGACCAACCCGAATTTCAGGTGGCTCTGTCTTTTCGACGCGGCGACGCCCGCGGCTTACCGCCGCCGCATCGGCGGTTACCAGTCCGTCTGTCCGCAGTTCCGGTCCGTATTTTACAGCGCCGGGCAGGCCGGACGCCTGACCGAAAGTCTGCGCACTACGATTTCAGGCCTGCTGGCCGGGCGTGAAGAGCTGGCCACCCCCCCCCTCCGCAGCTGCTGATTACTACCAATCTCGATAACGACGACGCATTGGCCGCCGACGCCGTCGAACTGCTTCAGCGCGAAATCCGCTTCTCCTCCGGCAAACGCATCTACAGCCTTCTTTACGGTTACCAGTATTTCACCGACCGGCGCTTCGCGCTCAAAATGCGCTACACGAACAATCACTTCCTGACGCTCGTCGAGCCGTTCGATGCGCACTCCGAAACCATCGTTTCCTACCGTCATACCAAAGCCATCCGCCAGCAGCCCACGGTCTACCTCGCCACCGATAAGGGCAAGTGGCTCGAAATCGTGCACGAGGACAACGTCAGCAACGATTTTCGAATCAATATCAAAGTTGTGGTATATTCCCCTGCTCTGGGGCCGCCGGTTCGCCGATTTCGGCCTGCCTGACCTCCATGTTCCGGGACTGCGGCAGTGGTTCTGCACGCTGTGCGTCGTTCCCGCGCGGTTTCTGGTCACGGCGGTCCTGCGCCTGCGCCGCAAGTGGGCGCTGCGGCGGGCTGCGTTACCTTAGTACCGGGTATTTGTTGTTGAAGCGGAATCCCACGCCCAGCATCAGGTAGTTCGGGGTCTGGAAATCCTTGAGACAGTAGCCTATGTGGACGAACGTGCGCCGTGTGGCAGCGATCTTGAGCGTCAGCATCTGATAGAACGACTTGAGGTCGCCGCCCTTGTGCAGGACGTTGACTCCCAG contains these protein-coding regions:
- a CDS encoding glycosyltransferase; translation: MKSFEHLIITRFNLNLYARDKHDAPTRTERWLEHRFEIFERYCLPSVAAQTNPNFRWLCLFDAATPAAYRRRIGGYQSVCPQFRSVFYSAGQAGRLTESLRTTISGLLAGREELATPPLRSC